CGATCCGGCAGCCTGGCCGCTGCACCCGCCGGTCGGGATGCCGCTGCCGCACATCCACGTGCACGTGCGCGACTCCGACGGCGCCATCCTGCCTCCCGGTGAGCGTGGCGAGTTGGTGGTCGCGGGTGACTGCGTCGCGCGGGGCTATCACGGTCTGCCGGAGCGCACCGCGGCGAGCTTCGTCCCCGACCCGTGCACCCTGGACGGGCGCGCCTACCTCACCGGGGACCTGGGCCTGATCACCGAGCGCGGCGAGGTGGAATGCCTCGGCCGGATGGACGACCAGGTCAAGATCCGCGGCCACCGGGTGGAGCCCAGCGAGGTGGAGCACGTGATCAACGATGTGCCCGGCGTCGCCGAGTCGGCCGTGTACGTGGCCGGGGAGTCCTCTTTGGACCGGCATCTGGCGGCTGTCGTCGTGCCGCGCACTCCGGCGCTGAGCGCGGCGGAGGTGTTCGCCCGGCTCCGGGATCGGATGCCGGACTACATGGTGCCGTCGCGCATCGACGTCGTCTCCGCTCTGCCGAGGACGCCGAGCGGGAAGCTCGACCGACGCGCGTTCGGCGGGTGGTCGGCGTGAGCGAGATCGTGTTCGGGCTCGACGCCCTTCCTGTCACCCGTGACCCGCATTGGCCCGTCGACGTCAACGGCCGGCTCCTCGCAGGCGCGCTGCTGCGCCCTCTGTGGGACAACGGTTTCGGCAGTGCCGTGGATGCGGAGTCGTTGGATGGCGCGAAGCTTTGGCGGGTAACGCTCTCCGACGAGCTGCGGTGGTCTGACGGCCGGCCCTTGGCAGCGGAAGACGCTGTGCGTGCGGCGAGTCGGGCGATCGAGCGCAGACCTGGATCGGTCAGTGCCGTTCGTGCCGTGGACTCCCGCACCGTCGAGTACCAGTTCGACCGACCGGTGGGGTACGCGCAGCACGTGCTGTCGATGCCGAGGTTCGCGCCGTCGCGGGATGACCTCGTGCTCGGCCCGTACGCGGTGTCCTCGTGGACGTCGTCCGAGATCGTGCTTGAGCGCAACCCTTGGCACGCTTTCGGTCCTGACCAGCCGAAGCGCCTGGTCTTCCGGCTCACCAAGACCCCGGACGAGATCCTGGCGGCCTACGCCAACGGCGAGATCGACGTCACGCCGATCACCAGCTTCGGCCCGCACGAGCTCTCGGCGATCGCGGACCGGCCAGACCTGGTGCGGCGCGACATCCTGCTGTACGGCTCGCTCGACTTCGGCTCGCGGAGCGGAGAACTGGGCACCGCGGCCCGGCTGCGCGCCGCGCTCGGCAGGTTGTTGCGGCGCGCGGAGATCGCCGCCGCGACGGGCGGGACCGCACGTCCCTGCTGGTCGCCACTGCAACCGTGGTTCGGCGAAGTGTCCGAACAGGACGGATTCGACGCGGCCGAGCTGCGTGCGGCATGTCCGGATGGTCGGCTGCACATCGACTACGCCGACTACACGCCCAACGCGGAGGTGGTCGAAGAGATCGCCCGTCAGATCCGCGAGGCCATCGGTGTCGAGGTGACGAGCGCCGCGCATCCCTTTGAGGACTACATCAAGCTCGCCGTTTCCCGTGAGCACTGCCTGCTCTACACCCTTACCGCGCCGGAGTACCCGCATCCTGCGGCTGTTCTGGGGCCGTGGGCCTCGACGGGAGCGCAGGCGCGGCATGCCGGGTTCGCCGACACCGAGTTCGACGCGTTGGTCACCGAGGCGTGCGCCCTGCCCGACTCCGAAGCGGCAGCGCCGTGGATGGACGCCGCGTGGCGGTGGTGCGAAGTGATGCCCAAGATCTCGCTGCTCCAGGTGCGCGCGCACGGACTGTGCGCACCGCGGGTCGGCGGACTCGACCTGGCCATGGACGGAACCATGCCGATGCGGAACCTGGTGGTCCACGATGCCTGATCGCCCGATCCGCCTGGTGCCCACGCTGCGGTGGGTGTGCCAAGACGACGCGCTCACCCTGCTGCGGGACACCAAGGCCGTGCGGGTCAAGGGAGACAGGGAAACACTCACCCTGATCGCCTCCGCGCTCGAACGGGGAACGACCAGGGACGAGTTGACCCTGCACGCCCCCGCGGACGTCATCGACGCGTTCCTCGCCCGGCTGGACGCCGAGAACTGGCTCAGCAGCGAGCTTTCCACGCCCGAAGCACCCGGCATGCCGTGGGAGCGCCAGCTCGGTTACCTCACCCTCTTCGGCACCGAGGCCGGGCGGATGCAGGAACGGCTGCGCGCGGCCCGGGTCGGCATCCTCGGTGTCGGCGGGATCGGCGGGCTCGTCGCCCAGCACCTCGTCGGCGCGGGAGCCGGCGCTCTGTGGCTGATCGATGACGACGTGGTGGCCACGCACAACCTCAACCGGCAGTACCTGTTCTCCCGCAAGGACCTCGGCCGTCCCAAGGTCGAGGCGGCGGTGGACGCGCTGACCGCGCAGTCGGAGCACACCGGCTACCACCCGATCCGGCTCGCCGTGCGCTCGGCCGAGGACCTGAGCGTGCTCCCCGACGACTTGGACCTGTTGGTGTGCGCGGCCGACGTGCCGACCGACATCGCGTTGATCTGCTGGCGCTGGGCCGGTCCGGCCGGCGTCGCGCTGGTCTCCGGCGCGGTCGGCTTGGGCAGTGGTTACTGGGGTCCGTTGGTGGTGCCCGGGCGCGGGGGCTGCCTCGACTGCTTCGACCACGCCAAGCGCGCCCGGATGAGCCCGTTGGAGCACGAGCTGCGCCGGGCGCTCACCGACCCGACGCCGTACTCCTTCGGGCCGTCCAACAGCGTCATCGCCGCGATGCTCGCGCACGACGTCTGCCAGTACCTGGCTTCGGGGGACTGCGCCTCGCTGAACCGGCGGGCGATCCTGCGCTTCGGCGAGGGGCTGTCGTTCTTCGACCCCTCGCCCGAATCCCGCTGTCCCGCACACGAAAACGACTAAGGAGCGAACGGTGTTCCGTCAAGACCCGTTGAACACGATCATGGCACTGGGGTCCCGGTTCACGCCGGTCGCGTTGCGGACGGCCGCCACGCTGCGCCTGCCGAGCCTCGTCCACGAAGGACACTCCACTGTGGACGCGCTGACCGAGAGGACCGGCTGCGACACGAGCGCGCTCGGCCGGGTGATGCACTACCTGAGCCTGCTCGGGGTGTTCACCGAGACGCCGGAGAAGACCTACGAGCTGACCGACGTCGGCCGGGTGCTGCTCGACGACCACCCCAGCGGCCTGCGTCGGTGGCTGGACTTCGAAGAGCGCAGCCGCCTGGTCGAGAAGCGCTTCGAACCGGCCGTCGACGAGCTGCTGGAGGCCGTGCGCACCGGGCGGCCGGTCTACGAGAAGGTCTACGGCCGCGACTTCTGGTCCGACCTCGCCGCCAACCCCGAGATCGACAAGTCGTTCAACGAGGGCATCGCCCGCACCGCCAACCGGATCGTCCCGGAACTGGCCCGGATCTACGACTGGGCCTCGGTCAAGCACGTGGTGGACGTCGGCGGTGGCAAGGGCGCGCTGCTGGCCAGGCTGCTGGGCGAGCACCCCGAACTGCGCGGCACGCTGCTGGAACTGCCCAACGTGGTGGAGCAGGCAGAGGACGTCCTCGCCCCCGTCGCCGACCGCTGCGAGACGGCTCCCGGCAGCTTCTTCGACCCGATGCCCGCGGGCGCCGACGTCTACCTGATCGCCAACACCCTGCACAACTGGAGCGACGACAACGCCGAGAAGATCCTGCGGCGCTGCGTCGAGGCGGCCGGGCCGGGCAACCGCGTCGTGGTCGTGGAGCGCCTGCTGGACAGCGGCAAGGACCCGGTCATGGCGGCCTACGCCGACCTGCTCATGTTGGTGCTGCTGGGCGCAAGGGAGCGCACGGCCGAGGACTTCCGGGAGATCGGCGGGCGCGTCGGCCTGGAGCTGACGGAGACGCTGCGGTTCGAGACGCCGGGAATGTGGTTGCTGGAGTTCGTCGTCCGCCCCTGAGAGGTGATCCTGCGGTGGTGAGCACCAACCTCACCGAGGTGGCAGCGCGCGAACGCGCCCGCCTGGTCGAGGTCGACGAGTACCGGGTGAGGCTGGACCTGACCGGCGACCACACCTTCGCCAGCACGACGGAGGTGTGGTTCCGCACGGCCCGTCCCCGGTCCACCGTCCGCATCGACCTGGTCGCGGACGCGGTCCACGAGGTGGTCCTCAACGGGTTCGCTCAGAACGACTTGCTGCTGCGGGATCTCCAGGAGCAAAACCACTTGGTGGTGCGCGCGGACTGCCGGTACCTGAGGACAGGCGCGGGCCTGCACCGGTTCGTCGATCCGGTGGACGACGGCGTGTACCTGTTCACGCAGTTCGAGCCCGCCGACGCACAGCGGGTGTTCGCCTGCTTCGACCAACCGGATCTCAAAGCCCGCTTCGAGTTGACGGTTGTCGCGCCGCCATCGTGGACGCTGGTGTCGAACACGCCTGTGCGCCAACGACGTCCGGTCGGTGACTTCGTCGAGGTCACGTTCGAGCAGACTCCTCCGCTGCCGACCTACCTCGTGTCCCTGGTCGCGGGACAATACGCGGAGTTCCGTGACGACAGCGGCTCGGTGCCGCTCGGCCTGTACTGCCGATCGTCGTTGGCCAAGCACCTCGACGCATCGCGCCTGTTCACCGAGACCAAGCAGGGGTTGGAGTTCCTGACCCGGTCGTTCGGCACGCCGTATCCGTTCGCGAAGTACGACCAGTGCTTCGTGCCGGAGTTCAACGGTGGCGCGATGGAGAACGCCGCGTGCACCACCTTGTCGGAGAAGTACGTTTTCCGCGGGCGAGTCACGCGAACCGACTTCGAGCGGCGTGCGGAGACAGTGCTGCACGAGTTGGCGCACATGTGGTTCGGCGACCTCGTCACCATGCAGTGGTGGGATGACTTGTGGCTGAACGAGTCCTTCGCCACATGGGTCGGTTTCCACACGCTGGTCGAGGCGACGGAGTACCGGTCGGCGTGGGCAACCTTCGCCGTGCACGAGGAGGCTTGGGCGCGGTGGCAGGACAAGCTGCCTTCAGCGCATCCGATTGCCTGTCCCACACCGGACCTGTACGCGGCCGAGGTGAACTTCGACGGGATCACCTATGCCAAGGGCGCGAGTGTGCTGCGGCAGCTCGTGGCGCGCATCGGGCTGGACACGTTCCTGGTCGGACTGCGTGAGTACTTCGGCGCGCACGCCTGGGGTAACGCGACCTTGGCCGACTTGATCACCGCGCTGTCCAAGGCGGCTGATCAGGATCTGTCCTCCTGGACCGAGGAATGGCTCACCACGACGGGTGTTTCGGTGCTGCGGCCGGAGTTCACTGTTGAGGACGGCAAGTACACGCGTTTCGCGATCCTCCAAGAATCCGCTGCGCGGGCTCATCGGCTCGCGGTCGGTGTGTACGCCGGGGCATCGCGGCGGCGGGTGGAGGTGGAGATCAGCGGGCCACGCACCGAAGTTCCCTCGCTCGTCGGCGTTCCGGCCGGGGACCTGGTGGTGCTCAACGACGACACCCTCACCTACGCCGACATCCGGCTGGACCCGCGATCGCTGGCCGCGGTCAGGGAAGGGCTGTCGAGCATCGAACGGCCGCTCACTCGGGCCTTGTGCTGGTCGGCCACGTGGGAGATGGTGCGCGACGCCGAGCTGCCCGCGCGCGACCTCGTCGACCTGGTGATGCGGCACGTCGGCACTGAGTCCGAGGTCAGCGTGGTCGCTCGGGTGCTGTGGCAGGCAGGCACATCCTTGTCGTACTTCGCCGATCCCGCTTGGGAAGCACAGGGATGGGAGATCGTCAGCGATCGGCTCGTCGAGCTGGCAACGGCGGCTGAGCCCGGTTCGGACCACCAGCTGGCGTTCGTGCGTTCGCTGGCCGGATCGGTGCTGTCGCCTCGGCACAGCGAAGTGCTGCGCGGGTGGTTCTCCGGCACATTGCCCGGACTCGCATTGGACACCGATCTGCGCTGGCACATCCTGTGCGGCCTCGTCGCGCACGGGGCGGCCGACCCGGCAGCGATCGCGGCGGAGCTGGAGCGCGATCCCACGGCGACAGGGCATCTGGCGGCTGAGCGTGCCCGTGCGCTCATCCCGACCACACAGGCCAAGGAAACGGTATGGGCACGGTTGGTCGAGGGCGAGCTGTCGAACGCGACCAGTGAGGCGATCGTCGGCGGGTTCTGGCATCCCGCCCAGCCACACCTCCTCCGCCCGTACGTGACGCGGTACTTCGACGATGTCGACGGCGTGTGGGAGCGGCGATCCAGCGAGTCCGCGCAGACGGTCGTGCGCGGTCTGTTTCCGGAGTGGCATGTGCACGAGGAAACCGTTGCCCTGACAACGCAGTGGTTGTCCGCGGAACGCCCGGCTGGCCTGCGCCGGATCGTCAGCGAGGCCAACGCCAGCGTGGTTCGCGCACTGGCCGCGCGGAGGTGCGACCGTGGCTGACACCTGGATCTCGGTCGCTGAGGGCGTCTACTACCGCACCTGCTCCGGCTTCTCCACGAACGTCGGTCTTGTGGTGGGCGCTGAGGCGGCGCTCGTCGTCGACACCCGGTCCTCCGCCCGTGAAGGCCGTGAAATGCTCGCCGAGGTCCAAGCCCTGGCACCGGTTCCCGTGCGGCATGTGGTCAACACGCACTTCCACTTCGATCACTGCTTCGGCAACGAGGCGTTCCTCCCGGCCGCGATCTGGGGCCACCGGCTGTGCGCCTCGCGGATGCTCCAGGAGGGCGAGGCGGAGAAGGCGATGGTGGTGAAGGCGCTGCCCGACCGCGCCGAGGTCACGATCACTCCCCCGACTCGTCTCGTCGACACGCGCGCCGAGATCGACCTCG
The window above is part of the Allokutzneria albata genome. Proteins encoded here:
- a CDS encoding methyltransferase produces the protein MFRQDPLNTIMALGSRFTPVALRTAATLRLPSLVHEGHSTVDALTERTGCDTSALGRVMHYLSLLGVFTETPEKTYELTDVGRVLLDDHPSGLRRWLDFEERSRLVEKRFEPAVDELLEAVRTGRPVYEKVYGRDFWSDLAANPEIDKSFNEGIARTANRIVPELARIYDWASVKHVVDVGGGKGALLARLLGEHPELRGTLLELPNVVEQAEDVLAPVADRCETAPGSFFDPMPAGADVYLIANTLHNWSDDNAEKILRRCVEAAGPGNRVVVVERLLDSGKDPVMAAYADLLMLVLLGARERTAEDFREIGGRVGLELTETLRFETPGMWLLEFVVRP
- the pepN gene encoding aminopeptidase N; translation: MVSTNLTEVAARERARLVEVDEYRVRLDLTGDHTFASTTEVWFRTARPRSTVRIDLVADAVHEVVLNGFAQNDLLLRDLQEQNHLVVRADCRYLRTGAGLHRFVDPVDDGVYLFTQFEPADAQRVFACFDQPDLKARFELTVVAPPSWTLVSNTPVRQRRPVGDFVEVTFEQTPPLPTYLVSLVAGQYAEFRDDSGSVPLGLYCRSSLAKHLDASRLFTETKQGLEFLTRSFGTPYPFAKYDQCFVPEFNGGAMENAACTTLSEKYVFRGRVTRTDFERRAETVLHELAHMWFGDLVTMQWWDDLWLNESFATWVGFHTLVEATEYRSAWATFAVHEEAWARWQDKLPSAHPIACPTPDLYAAEVNFDGITYAKGASVLRQLVARIGLDTFLVGLREYFGAHAWGNATLADLITALSKAADQDLSSWTEEWLTTTGVSVLRPEFTVEDGKYTRFAILQESAARAHRLAVGVYAGASRRRVEVEISGPRTEVPSLVGVPAGDLVVLNDDTLTYADIRLDPRSLAAVREGLSSIERPLTRALCWSATWEMVRDAELPARDLVDLVMRHVGTESEVSVVARVLWQAGTSLSYFADPAWEAQGWEIVSDRLVELATAAEPGSDHQLAFVRSLAGSVLSPRHSEVLRGWFSGTLPGLALDTDLRWHILCGLVAHGAADPAAIAAELERDPTATGHLAAERARALIPTTQAKETVWARLVEGELSNATSEAIVGGFWHPAQPHLLRPYVTRYFDDVDGVWERRSSESAQTVVRGLFPEWHVHEETVALTTQWLSAERPAGLRRIVSEANASVVRALAARRCDRG
- a CDS encoding ThiF family adenylyltransferase → MPDRPIRLVPTLRWVCQDDALTLLRDTKAVRVKGDRETLTLIASALERGTTRDELTLHAPADVIDAFLARLDAENWLSSELSTPEAPGMPWERQLGYLTLFGTEAGRMQERLRAARVGILGVGGIGGLVAQHLVGAGAGALWLIDDDVVATHNLNRQYLFSRKDLGRPKVEAAVDALTAQSEHTGYHPIRLAVRSAEDLSVLPDDLDLLVCAADVPTDIALICWRWAGPAGVALVSGAVGLGSGYWGPLVVPGRGGCLDCFDHAKRARMSPLEHELRRALTDPTPYSFGPSNSVIAAMLAHDVCQYLASGDCASLNRRAILRFGEGLSFFDPSPESRCPAHEND
- a CDS encoding ABC transporter substrate-binding protein: MDAESLDGAKLWRVTLSDELRWSDGRPLAAEDAVRAASRAIERRPGSVSAVRAVDSRTVEYQFDRPVGYAQHVLSMPRFAPSRDDLVLGPYAVSSWTSSEIVLERNPWHAFGPDQPKRLVFRLTKTPDEILAAYANGEIDVTPITSFGPHELSAIADRPDLVRRDILLYGSLDFGSRSGELGTAARLRAALGRLLRRAEIAAATGGTARPCWSPLQPWFGEVSEQDGFDAAELRAACPDGRLHIDYADYTPNAEVVEEIARQIREAIGVEVTSAAHPFEDYIKLAVSREHCLLYTLTAPEYPHPAAVLGPWASTGAQARHAGFADTEFDALVTEACALPDSEAAAPWMDAAWRWCEVMPKISLLQVRAHGLCAPRVGGLDLAMDGTMPMRNLVVHDA
- a CDS encoding MBL fold metallo-hydrolase, translated to MADTWISVAEGVYYRTCSGFSTNVGLVVGAEAALVVDTRSSAREGREMLAEVQALAPVPVRHVVNTHFHFDHCFGNEAFLPAAIWGHRLCASRMLQEGEAEKAMVVKALPDRAEVTITPPTRLVDTRAEIDLGGRTVVLWHPGVGHTDHDLVVDIPDADVTFTGDLLEEGMAPAFGDSWPAQWPSALDRLLRSALGTIIPGHGKQVSRSFVEAARDDLSTVVDLFRTADDRAEIIARSPFPRDHTLVALHRFLATTEGKGS